The following proteins come from a genomic window of Vidua chalybeata isolate OUT-0048 chromosome W unlocalized genomic scaffold, bVidCha1 merged haplotype SUPER_W_unloc_4, whole genome shotgun sequence:
- the LOC128782894 gene encoding mothers against decapentaplegic homolog 4 isoform X1, producing the protein MDNMSITNTPTSNDACLSIVHSLMCHRQGGESETFAKRAIESLVKKLKEKKDELDSLITAITTNGAHPSKCVTIQRTLDGRLQVAGRKGFPHVIYARLWRWPDLHKNELKHVKYCQYAFDLKCDSVCVNPYHYERVVSPGIDLSGLTLQSSAPSSMLVKDEYVHDYEGQPSLSSAEGHSVQTIQHPPSNRASTEPYSTPAMLAPTEASTTSTTNFPNIPVASTNSTTTWTGSRTAAYTPTIPHHQNGHLQHHPPMHPGHYWPVHNELAFQPPISNHPAPEYWCSIAYFEMDVQVGETFKVPSSCPIVTVDGYVDPSGGDRFCLGQLSNVHRTEAIERARLHIGKGVQLECKGEGDVWVRCLSDHAVFVQSYYLDREAGRAPGDAVHKIYPSAYIKVFDLRQCHRQMQQQAATAQAAAAAQAAAVAGNIPGPGSVGGIAPAIMISGDPDVICIGQPFVDRGTDEGTPQTPTRTLPGPRGTRPAHPCLDNLCSCREVTTFPHILLERTGIAVLP; encoded by the exons ATGGACAATATGTCTATTACTAACACACCAACAAGTAATGATGCTTGTCTGAGCATTGTTCACAGCTTGATGTGCCATCGACAAGGTGGAGAGAGTGAAACTTTTGCAAAACGCGCAATTGAAAGTTTAGTTAAaaagctgaaggagaaaaaggatgaATTGGATTCTTTGATTACAGCTATAACCACAAATGGAGCTCATCCTAGCAAGTGTGTTACAATACAGAGAACGCTGGATGGGAGGCTTCAG GTGGCTGGTCGCAAGGGATTCCCTCATGTGATTTATGCTCGTCTTTGGAGGTGGCCTGATCTTCATAAAAATGAACTCAAGCATGTTAAATATTGTCAGTATGCTTTTGACTTAAAATGTGACAGTGTCTGTGTAAATCCTTACCATTATGAGCGTGTAGTATCGCCTGGCATTG atcTCTCGGGACTGACACTACAGAGTTCTG CTCCTTCAAGTATGTTGGTGAAAGACGAATACGTTCATGACTATGAGGGGCAGCCCTCATTGTCTTCTGCTGAAGGCCATTCAGTCCAAACCATCCAGCATCCACCAAGTAACAGGGCATCTACAGAGCCTTATAGCACCCCAGCCATGTTAGCTCCTACTGAGGCTAGCACTACCAGCACCACTAATTTTCCCAACATTCCTGTGGCTTCAACAA atAGTACTACAACTTGGACTGGAAGTCGGACAGCAGCCTACACACCTACCATACCTCACCACCAGAATGGCCATCTTCAACATCATCCACCTATGCATCCTGGGCATTACT ggcCAGTTCACAATGAACTTGCATTCCAGCCTCCTATATCAAATCATCCTG CTCCAGAATATTGGTGCTCAATTGCATATTTTGAAATGGATGTGCAAGTCGGGGAAAcgtttaaggtcccttcaagCTGTCCAATTGTTACTGTTGATGGATATGTGGATCCTTCTGGAGGAGACCGTTTTTGCCTGGGCCAGCTTTCCAACGTGCATAGAACAGAAGCCATTGAGAGGGCAAG gttgCACATAGGTAAAGGGGTGCAGTTGGAGTGCAAAGGAGAAGGTGATGTGTGGGTTAGATGCCTCAGTGACCATGCAGTCTTCGTTCAGAGTTACTACCTGGATAGAGAAGCAGGGCGTGCACCAGGGGATGCAGTTCACAAGATTTACCCAAGTGCATATATAAAG gtgtttgATTTACGCCAGTGTCATCGTCAGATGCAACAGCAGGCTGCCACagcccaagctgctgctgctgctcaagcTGCAGCAGTAGCAGGAAACATCCCCGGACCAGGATCAGTAGGTGGAATAGCCCCAGCCATTA TGATATCTGGTGACCCTGATGTGATTTGCATTGGTCAGCCCTTTGTGGATCGCGGGACAGACGAAGGGACGCCTCAGACCCCCACCAGAACTCTGCCGGGACCCCGCGGCACCCGTCCAGCCCATCCGTGTCTGGACAACCTCTGTTCCTGCAGAGAGGTAACGACCTTTCCCCACATCCTCCTGGAAAGGACTGGGATTGCAGTTTTGCCCTGA
- the LOC128782894 gene encoding mothers against decapentaplegic homolog 4 isoform X2, with the protein MDNMSITNTPTSNDACLSIVHSLMCHRQGGESETFAKRAIESLVKKLKEKKDELDSLITAITTNGAHPSKCVTIQRTLDGRLQVAGRKGFPHVIYARLWRWPDLHKNELKHVKYCQYAFDLKCDSVCVNPYHYERVVSPGIDLSGLTLQSSAPSSMLVKDEYVHDYEGQPSLSSAEGHSVQTIQHPPSNRASTEPYSTPAMLAPTEASTTSTTNFPNIPVASTNSTTTWTGSRTAAYTPTIPHHQNGHLQHHPPMHPGHYWPVHNELAFQPPISNHPAPEYWCSIAYFEMDVQVGETFKVPSSCPIVTVDGYVDPSGGDRFCLGQLSNVHRTEAIERARLHIGKGVQLECKGEGDVWVRCLSDHAVFVQSYYLDREAGRAPGDAVHKIYPSAYIKVFDLRQCHRQMQQQAATAQAAAAAQAAAVAGNIPGPGSVGGIAPAISLSAAAGIGVDDLRRLCILRMSFVKGWGPDYPRQSIKETPCWIEIHLHRALQLLDEVLHTMPIADPQPLD; encoded by the exons ATGGACAATATGTCTATTACTAACACACCAACAAGTAATGATGCTTGTCTGAGCATTGTTCACAGCTTGATGTGCCATCGACAAGGTGGAGAGAGTGAAACTTTTGCAAAACGCGCAATTGAAAGTTTAGTTAAaaagctgaaggagaaaaaggatgaATTGGATTCTTTGATTACAGCTATAACCACAAATGGAGCTCATCCTAGCAAGTGTGTTACAATACAGAGAACGCTGGATGGGAGGCTTCAG GTGGCTGGTCGCAAGGGATTCCCTCATGTGATTTATGCTCGTCTTTGGAGGTGGCCTGATCTTCATAAAAATGAACTCAAGCATGTTAAATATTGTCAGTATGCTTTTGACTTAAAATGTGACAGTGTCTGTGTAAATCCTTACCATTATGAGCGTGTAGTATCGCCTGGCATTG atcTCTCGGGACTGACACTACAGAGTTCTG CTCCTTCAAGTATGTTGGTGAAAGACGAATACGTTCATGACTATGAGGGGCAGCCCTCATTGTCTTCTGCTGAAGGCCATTCAGTCCAAACCATCCAGCATCCACCAAGTAACAGGGCATCTACAGAGCCTTATAGCACCCCAGCCATGTTAGCTCCTACTGAGGCTAGCACTACCAGCACCACTAATTTTCCCAACATTCCTGTGGCTTCAACAA atAGTACTACAACTTGGACTGGAAGTCGGACAGCAGCCTACACACCTACCATACCTCACCACCAGAATGGCCATCTTCAACATCATCCACCTATGCATCCTGGGCATTACT ggcCAGTTCACAATGAACTTGCATTCCAGCCTCCTATATCAAATCATCCTG CTCCAGAATATTGGTGCTCAATTGCATATTTTGAAATGGATGTGCAAGTCGGGGAAAcgtttaaggtcccttcaagCTGTCCAATTGTTACTGTTGATGGATATGTGGATCCTTCTGGAGGAGACCGTTTTTGCCTGGGCCAGCTTTCCAACGTGCATAGAACAGAAGCCATTGAGAGGGCAAG gttgCACATAGGTAAAGGGGTGCAGTTGGAGTGCAAAGGAGAAGGTGATGTGTGGGTTAGATGCCTCAGTGACCATGCAGTCTTCGTTCAGAGTTACTACCTGGATAGAGAAGCAGGGCGTGCACCAGGGGATGCAGTTCACAAGATTTACCCAAGTGCATATATAAAG gtgtttgATTTACGCCAGTGTCATCGTCAGATGCAACAGCAGGCTGCCACagcccaagctgctgctgctgctcaagcTGCAGCAGTAGCAGGAAACATCCCCGGACCAGGATCAGTAGGTGGAATAGCCCCAGCCATTA GTttgtcagctgctgctggaattggTGTAGATGACCTTCGACGCTTATGCATACTCAGGATGAGTTTTGTAAAAGGTTGGGGACCTGATTACCCAAGGCAGAGCATCAAAGAGACACCATGCTGGATTGAAATTCACTTACACCGTGCCCTCCAGCTTCTAGATGAAGTACTTCATACAATGCCTATTGCAGACCCACAGCCTTTAGACTGA
- the LOC128782894 gene encoding mothers against decapentaplegic homolog 4 isoform X3 — protein MDNMSITNTPTSNDACLSIVHSLMCHRQGGESETFAKRAIESLVKKLKEKKDELDSLITAITTNGAHPSKCVTIQRTLDGRLQVAGRKGFPHVIYARLWRWPDLHKNELKHVKYCQYAFDLKCDSVCVNPYHYERVVSPGIDLSGLTLQSSAPSSMLVKDEYVHDYEGQPSLSSAEGHSVQTIQHPPSNRASTEPYSTPAMLAPTEASTTSTTNFPNIPVASTNSTTTWTGSRTAAYTPTIPHHQNGHLQHHPPMHPGHYWPVHNELAFQPPISNHPAPEYWCSIAYFEMDVQVGETFKVPSSCPIVTVDGYVDPSGGDRFCLGQLSNVHRTEAIERARLHIGKGVQLECKGEGDVWVRCLSDHAVFVQSYYLDREAGRAPGDAVHKIYPSAYIKVFDLRQCHRQMQQQAATAQAAAAAQAAAVAGNIPGPGSVGGIAPAISKCINFLVSFFPYLKTNNTAFPHNSTRPLPLQQYRQTWNEIAGLG, from the exons ATGGACAATATGTCTATTACTAACACACCAACAAGTAATGATGCTTGTCTGAGCATTGTTCACAGCTTGATGTGCCATCGACAAGGTGGAGAGAGTGAAACTTTTGCAAAACGCGCAATTGAAAGTTTAGTTAAaaagctgaaggagaaaaaggatgaATTGGATTCTTTGATTACAGCTATAACCACAAATGGAGCTCATCCTAGCAAGTGTGTTACAATACAGAGAACGCTGGATGGGAGGCTTCAG GTGGCTGGTCGCAAGGGATTCCCTCATGTGATTTATGCTCGTCTTTGGAGGTGGCCTGATCTTCATAAAAATGAACTCAAGCATGTTAAATATTGTCAGTATGCTTTTGACTTAAAATGTGACAGTGTCTGTGTAAATCCTTACCATTATGAGCGTGTAGTATCGCCTGGCATTG atcTCTCGGGACTGACACTACAGAGTTCTG CTCCTTCAAGTATGTTGGTGAAAGACGAATACGTTCATGACTATGAGGGGCAGCCCTCATTGTCTTCTGCTGAAGGCCATTCAGTCCAAACCATCCAGCATCCACCAAGTAACAGGGCATCTACAGAGCCTTATAGCACCCCAGCCATGTTAGCTCCTACTGAGGCTAGCACTACCAGCACCACTAATTTTCCCAACATTCCTGTGGCTTCAACAA atAGTACTACAACTTGGACTGGAAGTCGGACAGCAGCCTACACACCTACCATACCTCACCACCAGAATGGCCATCTTCAACATCATCCACCTATGCATCCTGGGCATTACT ggcCAGTTCACAATGAACTTGCATTCCAGCCTCCTATATCAAATCATCCTG CTCCAGAATATTGGTGCTCAATTGCATATTTTGAAATGGATGTGCAAGTCGGGGAAAcgtttaaggtcccttcaagCTGTCCAATTGTTACTGTTGATGGATATGTGGATCCTTCTGGAGGAGACCGTTTTTGCCTGGGCCAGCTTTCCAACGTGCATAGAACAGAAGCCATTGAGAGGGCAAG gttgCACATAGGTAAAGGGGTGCAGTTGGAGTGCAAAGGAGAAGGTGATGTGTGGGTTAGATGCCTCAGTGACCATGCAGTCTTCGTTCAGAGTTACTACCTGGATAGAGAAGCAGGGCGTGCACCAGGGGATGCAGTTCACAAGATTTACCCAAGTGCATATATAAAG gtgtttgATTTACGCCAGTGTCATCGTCAGATGCAACAGCAGGCTGCCACagcccaagctgctgctgctgctcaagcTGCAGCAGTAGCAGGAAACATCCCCGGACCAGGATCAGTAGGTGGAATAGCCCCAGCCATTAGTAAGTGCATTAACTTcttggtttccttttttccttacCTGAAAACAAATAACACAGCTTTCCCTCATAACAGCACCCGCCCACTGCCCCTGCAACAGTACAGACAGACTTGGAATGAAATAGCAGGATTGGGGTAA
- the LOC128782894 gene encoding mothers against decapentaplegic homolog 4 isoform X4, translating into MDNMSITNTPTSNDACLSIVHSLMCHRQGGESETFAKRAIESLVKKLKEKKDELDSLITAITTNGAHPSKCVTIQRTLDGRLQVAGRKGFPHVIYARLWRWPDLHKNELKHVKYCQYAFDLKCDSVCVNPYHYERVVSPGIDLSGLTLQSSAPSSMLVKDEYVHDYEGQPSLSSAEGHSVQTIQHPPSNRASTEPYSTPAMLAPTEASTTSTTNFPNIPVASTNSTTTWTGSRTAAYTPTIPHHQNGHLQHHPPMHPGHYWPVHNELAFQPPISNHPAPEYWCSIAYFEMDVQVGETFKVPSSCPIVTVDGYVDPSGGDRFCLGQLSNVHRTEAIERARLHIGKGVQLECKGEGDVWVRCLSDHAVFVQSYYLDREAGRAPGDAVHKIYPSAYIKVFDLRQCHRQMQQQAATAQAAAAAQAAAVAGNIPGPGSVGGIAPAITPAHCPCNSTDRLGMK; encoded by the exons ATGGACAATATGTCTATTACTAACACACCAACAAGTAATGATGCTTGTCTGAGCATTGTTCACAGCTTGATGTGCCATCGACAAGGTGGAGAGAGTGAAACTTTTGCAAAACGCGCAATTGAAAGTTTAGTTAAaaagctgaaggagaaaaaggatgaATTGGATTCTTTGATTACAGCTATAACCACAAATGGAGCTCATCCTAGCAAGTGTGTTACAATACAGAGAACGCTGGATGGGAGGCTTCAG GTGGCTGGTCGCAAGGGATTCCCTCATGTGATTTATGCTCGTCTTTGGAGGTGGCCTGATCTTCATAAAAATGAACTCAAGCATGTTAAATATTGTCAGTATGCTTTTGACTTAAAATGTGACAGTGTCTGTGTAAATCCTTACCATTATGAGCGTGTAGTATCGCCTGGCATTG atcTCTCGGGACTGACACTACAGAGTTCTG CTCCTTCAAGTATGTTGGTGAAAGACGAATACGTTCATGACTATGAGGGGCAGCCCTCATTGTCTTCTGCTGAAGGCCATTCAGTCCAAACCATCCAGCATCCACCAAGTAACAGGGCATCTACAGAGCCTTATAGCACCCCAGCCATGTTAGCTCCTACTGAGGCTAGCACTACCAGCACCACTAATTTTCCCAACATTCCTGTGGCTTCAACAA atAGTACTACAACTTGGACTGGAAGTCGGACAGCAGCCTACACACCTACCATACCTCACCACCAGAATGGCCATCTTCAACATCATCCACCTATGCATCCTGGGCATTACT ggcCAGTTCACAATGAACTTGCATTCCAGCCTCCTATATCAAATCATCCTG CTCCAGAATATTGGTGCTCAATTGCATATTTTGAAATGGATGTGCAAGTCGGGGAAAcgtttaaggtcccttcaagCTGTCCAATTGTTACTGTTGATGGATATGTGGATCCTTCTGGAGGAGACCGTTTTTGCCTGGGCCAGCTTTCCAACGTGCATAGAACAGAAGCCATTGAGAGGGCAAG gttgCACATAGGTAAAGGGGTGCAGTTGGAGTGCAAAGGAGAAGGTGATGTGTGGGTTAGATGCCTCAGTGACCATGCAGTCTTCGTTCAGAGTTACTACCTGGATAGAGAAGCAGGGCGTGCACCAGGGGATGCAGTTCACAAGATTTACCCAAGTGCATATATAAAG gtgtttgATTTACGCCAGTGTCATCGTCAGATGCAACAGCAGGCTGCCACagcccaagctgctgctgctgctcaagcTGCAGCAGTAGCAGGAAACATCCCCGGACCAGGATCAGTAGGTGGAATAGCCCCAGCCATTA CACCCGCCCACTGCCCCTGCAACAGTACAGACAGACTTGGAATGAAATAG
- the LOC128782894 gene encoding mothers against decapentaplegic homolog 4 isoform X5 → MDNMSITNTPTSNDACLSIVHSLMCHRQGGESETFAKRAIESLVKKLKEKKDELDSLITAITTNGAHPSKCVTIQRTLDGRLQVAGRKGFPHVIYARLWRWPDLHKNELKHVKYCQYAFDLKCDSVCVNPYHYERVVSPGIDLSGLTLQSSAPSSMLVKDEYVHDYEGQPSLSSAEGHSVQTIQHPPSNRASTEPYSTPAMLAPTEASTTSTTNFPNIPVASTNSTTTWTGSRTAAYTPTIPHHQNGHLQHHPPMHPGHYWPVHNELAFQPPISNHPAPEYWCSIAYFEMDVQVGETFKVPSSCPIVTVDGYVDPSGGDRFCLGQLSNVHRTEAIERARCLIYASVIVRCNSRLPQPKLLLLLKLQQ, encoded by the exons ATGGACAATATGTCTATTACTAACACACCAACAAGTAATGATGCTTGTCTGAGCATTGTTCACAGCTTGATGTGCCATCGACAAGGTGGAGAGAGTGAAACTTTTGCAAAACGCGCAATTGAAAGTTTAGTTAAaaagctgaaggagaaaaaggatgaATTGGATTCTTTGATTACAGCTATAACCACAAATGGAGCTCATCCTAGCAAGTGTGTTACAATACAGAGAACGCTGGATGGGAGGCTTCAG GTGGCTGGTCGCAAGGGATTCCCTCATGTGATTTATGCTCGTCTTTGGAGGTGGCCTGATCTTCATAAAAATGAACTCAAGCATGTTAAATATTGTCAGTATGCTTTTGACTTAAAATGTGACAGTGTCTGTGTAAATCCTTACCATTATGAGCGTGTAGTATCGCCTGGCATTG atcTCTCGGGACTGACACTACAGAGTTCTG CTCCTTCAAGTATGTTGGTGAAAGACGAATACGTTCATGACTATGAGGGGCAGCCCTCATTGTCTTCTGCTGAAGGCCATTCAGTCCAAACCATCCAGCATCCACCAAGTAACAGGGCATCTACAGAGCCTTATAGCACCCCAGCCATGTTAGCTCCTACTGAGGCTAGCACTACCAGCACCACTAATTTTCCCAACATTCCTGTGGCTTCAACAA atAGTACTACAACTTGGACTGGAAGTCGGACAGCAGCCTACACACCTACCATACCTCACCACCAGAATGGCCATCTTCAACATCATCCACCTATGCATCCTGGGCATTACT ggcCAGTTCACAATGAACTTGCATTCCAGCCTCCTATATCAAATCATCCTG CTCCAGAATATTGGTGCTCAATTGCATATTTTGAAATGGATGTGCAAGTCGGGGAAAcgtttaaggtcccttcaagCTGTCCAATTGTTACTGTTGATGGATATGTGGATCCTTCTGGAGGAGACCGTTTTTGCCTGGGCCAGCTTTCCAACGTGCATAGAACAGAAGCCATTGAGAGGGCAAG gtgtttgATTTACGCCAGTGTCATCGTCAGATGCAACAGCAGGCTGCCACagcccaagctgctgctgctgctcaagcTGCAGCAGTAG